GGCTGCCTAGCCAAGCTTGAGCGAGGCGACAAACGCCAGAAATGCCCGCACCTTGGCGGCGGGCAAGTGCCGCGACGGGTAGTAGGCGTACAACGGGAAACGCTCGTCCGGCCACTCGGGGAACAGCTCTACCAGGCTGCCGGCCTTGATCGCCGAATCCAGGCCGAGGTCGAGCATTTGCGCCACGGCATGCCCGTGTTCACACACGCTGTACAAGGTGCTGGCGTCGTTAACCACCAAGCGGCCGCTGGTGCGCACAATCACTTGCTCGCCGGGCCGATGGAATTCCCAGGCAAACGGGCGACCGGTTTGCGAGTCGCGAAAATCCAGGCACATATGCCCGGTTTCCAGGTCTTGCGGGACCGTGGGGCGGCCGTATTGCTCAAGGTAGGCAGGGGAGGCCAGGGTGAGCACGCGCACTTCCATCAGTTTGCGTGCGATCAGCGAGGAGGATTGCGGGATGCCGAAGCGAATGGCCAAGTCAAAGCCGTCGGCCACCAGGTCGCCGAGTTGATCGCGGGTGTGCAGGTCCAGTTGCAGTTGCGGGTATTGGCGCATGAAGTCGCCGAGTACTGGGCCGAGTACCAGTCGCGAAAAATACGGGTCGATATTGACCCGCAAACGCCCACGCACGGTGAGGGCGCTGTCGGCCGCCGAATCGGCGGCCTCCTCCAGCCCGGCCAACAACGGGGCGATGTGCTGGTAGAAACGTCGCCCCTCGTCGGTCAATTGCACCGAGCGGGTGGTGCGGTCGAACAGGCGAATACCGAGGCGTTTTTCCAAGCGGGAAATCGCCCGGCTGACCCCCGAAGGCGTCATCTCCAGGCTGTTGGCGGCGCGGGCAAAGCTGCCGCTGTCGACCACGGCGGCCAATACGCCCATACCGCCGGCCAAGCCTGGATCAAAACTCATCGGTGATTGCCCGTCAGTGATCTGAAGGCATTGATGCTAGCGCAGAATGCTTACAGAAACATGCCGCCCGACGCTTCGATGCGCTGCCCGGTGATCCAGTTGCTGCCATCGGCCAGCAGCATCGAAATCGCGCCGCCAATATCGTCCGGCAAGCCGGCACGGCCAAGGGCGGTGTTATCGGCCACCATCGCATTTACCTGCGGGTTATCGCGCACTGCGCCGCCGCTGAAATCGGTGGCAATCGCACCGGGTGCCAGGGTGTTGACGGTGATGCCACGCGGGCCGAGTTCCTTGGCCTGATAACGCGACAGCACTTCCACCG
The window above is part of the Pseudomonas sp. KBS0710 genome. Proteins encoded here:
- a CDS encoding LysR family transcriptional regulator, with protein sequence MSFDPGLAGGMGVLAAVVDSGSFARAANSLEMTPSGVSRAISRLEKRLGIRLFDRTTRSVQLTDEGRRFYQHIAPLLAGLEEAADSAADSALTVRGRLRVNIDPYFSRLVLGPVLGDFMRQYPQLQLDLHTRDQLGDLVADGFDLAIRFGIPQSSSLIARKLMEVRVLTLASPAYLEQYGRPTVPQDLETGHMCLDFRDSQTGRPFAWEFHRPGEQVIVRTSGRLVVNDASTLYSVCEHGHAVAQMLDLGLDSAIKAGSLVELFPEWPDERFPLYAYYPSRHLPAAKVRAFLAFVASLKLG